The following are from one region of the Anaerolineales bacterium genome:
- a CDS encoding transposase, producing the protein MSSKYKITPNTNIYFITTSTHLWIPILTNEPLCKIILDSLKYCQTNKGLRIHGYVIMPSHIHALISHEISSQIPNVIRDFKRHTSRQIKDFLYKHGKFSRLFWVKVFHNDKDSRTHVWQRGYHPKAVFSAHFFKQKLTYIHANPVRKGYIEKPEYWKYSSARNYLLGDNSLIVIDEISW; encoded by the coding sequence ATGTCATCAAAATACAAAATTACGCCAAACACAAACATATACTTCATAACCACCAGTACTCACCTTTGGATACCCATTCTAACCAACGAACCGCTCTGTAAAATCATTCTGGATAGCCTTAAATACTGTCAGACCAACAAGGGGTTGAGAATACACGGTTACGTGATCATGCCCAGCCACATCCATGCATTGATCAGTCATGAGATCTCCTCGCAAATACCCAATGTCATCCGCGATTTCAAGCGTCATACCAGCAGACAGATCAAGGATTTCTTGTACAAGCATGGAAAGTTCAGCCGGCTCTTTTGGGTAAAGGTATTTCACAACGATAAAGACAGCCGGACGCACGTCTGGCAGAGAGGCTATCACCCGAAAGCGGTTTTTAGTGCCCATTTCTTCAAACAAAAGTTGACCTATATTCATGCCAATCCGGTTCGCAAAGGTTACATTGAAAAGCCTGAGTATTGGAAATATTCCAGCGCGCGGAATTACCTGCTTGGTGATAACAGCTTGATCGTGATTGATGAGATTTCCTGGTGA